A stretch of the Bacillus sp. FJAT-18017 genome encodes the following:
- a CDS encoding SMI1/KNR4 family protein, with protein MNMQVNERLLNVLIPPAVPVNAGTDSEWKHVETRLGTRLPDDYKSFIEMYGTGSIDNFLWVLNPFEKNENLSLFETGKALIEAYLVSQSNFPEDYPYTVFPSEGGLLPWGLTDNGDELYWLTTGDPNDWPVVVYETRSADNYKYSLSVTEFLGKCLTREMACEAFPEEFSDEDLKFQPLGTRTY; from the coding sequence ATGAATATGCAAGTAAACGAGCGATTACTAAATGTGTTGATTCCACCCGCTGTTCCTGTGAATGCTGGAACAGATAGTGAATGGAAGCATGTTGAAACTCGATTAGGAACCAGGTTGCCCGATGATTATAAAAGTTTCATAGAGATGTATGGCACAGGCAGCATTGATAACTTTCTATGGGTTCTTAATCCATTTGAAAAAAATGAAAATCTCAGTCTCTTTGAAACGGGGAAAGCTCTCATAGAGGCATACCTGGTTTCCCAAAGTAATTTTCCAGAGGATTATCCCTATACTGTCTTCCCTTCAGAGGGAGGATTACTGCCTTGGGGATTAACAGACAATGGTGATGAACTATACTGGCTAACTACAGGCGATCCCAATGATTGGCCAGTAGTTGTATATGAAACAAGGTCGGCGGACAATTATAAGTATTCATTGTCGGTGACAGAGTTTCTAGGAAAATGCTTAACAAGGGAAATGGCTTGTGAGGCATTTCCAGAGGAATTCTCGGACGAAGACTTAAAATTCCAACCTCTTGGAACAAGGACGTATTAA
- a CDS encoding sigma-70 family RNA polymerase sigma factor — MNTEDTLSELMDRYGTSILHLAYSYVRNHETAKDLAQEIFIKCYQKLDTFQGESAIQTWLYRIAINHCKDHVKSWHHRKVHTSQFFTTLLKGQQPAAEAEYLDQAGRQELTATILRLPLKYKEVIILAYFHDMTMNEIAAVCGINANTVKSRIARAKELLKQSITERGGNDGEEITTGKSRDVKGRIG; from the coding sequence TTGAACACAGAGGATACATTATCAGAATTGATGGACCGCTACGGGACGTCAATTCTCCATCTGGCTTATTCCTATGTCCGCAACCATGAGACAGCAAAAGACCTGGCCCAGGAAATTTTCATCAAATGCTATCAGAAGCTTGATACATTCCAGGGCGAGTCTGCGATCCAAACCTGGCTGTACCGAATTGCAATCAACCATTGCAAGGACCATGTCAAAAGTTGGCACCATCGGAAGGTTCACACAAGCCAGTTTTTCACCACCCTGCTCAAAGGGCAGCAGCCTGCAGCTGAGGCTGAGTACCTTGACCAGGCCGGCCGCCAGGAGCTGACTGCAACAATCCTTCGCTTGCCATTGAAATACAAAGAAGTGATCATTCTTGCGTATTTCCATGACATGACGATGAATGAAATCGCAGCAGTCTGCGGAATCAATGCAAACACAGTAAAATCCAGGATTGCCAGGGCCAAGGAACTGCTGAAACAATCCATAACAGAAAGGGGAGGGAACGATGGAGAAGAAATTACAACAGGCAAAAGCCGAGATGTTAAAGGGCGAATTGGCTGA
- a CDS encoding alpha/beta family hydrolase: MALVDRLVGFTPPGLYNNCKSLGDDVVISGGTVLSRGKEIAYTLFKHDESAGGLAIVLPGMGYTAQAPLLHFATGIYFEAGYDVLHVNYKYSRDEMEALSGEEFEGDVRAVIDNVLSESTYHDFSLIGKSIGTKALSYLLKDERFGLARVVWLTPLLHSDHVFEVMSSSGHDGLVVIGDQDPFYNEERYAELKRKPHLECHLVEGTEHSLQVEGNALRSIDVLKDVMVLVDGFCKKG, translated from the coding sequence TTGGCTTTAGTTGATAGATTGGTTGGATTCACTCCGCCAGGGCTTTATAATAATTGTAAAAGTCTGGGGGATGATGTAGTGATTTCAGGTGGGACAGTTCTTTCGAGGGGTAAGGAGATTGCGTATACGTTGTTTAAACATGATGAGTCAGCAGGTGGACTGGCGATTGTTCTGCCGGGCATGGGCTATACCGCTCAGGCTCCGCTGCTCCATTTTGCGACGGGGATTTATTTTGAAGCGGGGTATGATGTGCTGCATGTGAACTATAAGTATTCACGGGATGAGATGGAAGCGCTGAGTGGCGAGGAGTTTGAAGGGGATGTGCGGGCGGTTATTGATAATGTTCTGAGCGAGTCTACATATCACGATTTTTCTCTTATAGGCAAGTCGATTGGTACTAAGGCGCTGAGCTATTTACTGAAGGATGAGAGGTTTGGGTTGGCGCGTGTGGTCTGGCTAACGCCGCTTCTTCATTCGGATCATGTTTTTGAGGTGATGTCTTCAAGCGGCCACGATGGATTGGTTGTGATTGGTGATCAGGATCCCTTTTATAACGAGGAACGGTACGCGGAATTAAAGCGTAAGCCACATTTGGAGTGTCATTTGGTTGAGGGCACGGAACACAGTTTGCAAGTTGAGGGTAATGCGCTGCGGTCGATTGATGTGCTGAAGGATGTCATGGTGCTGGTGGATGGGTTTTGTAAGAAAGGATAG
- the pabB gene encoding aminodeoxychorismate synthase component I, with product MESLLSFEFEGRPVTFRNPVRVIAAHTLEEVVPGLQAVEDAVRDGFYAAGYVSYESAPAFDSAFRVASGARMPLLWFGIFEDLEHVGLSGSSNYQLSEWLPSVGMDEYRASIRYIRQAIEAGDTYQANYTLRLKSEFSGDDVAFFERLKKAQDSSYCAYLDIGDFQILSASPELFFHKKGSEITTRPMKGTIKRGRSFAEDEANAMWLFESEKNRSENVMIVDLLRNDLGMIAEPGTIEVPKLFEIERYPTVHQMTSTVTAQVSEDVGLVDVFRALFPCGSITGAPKVSTMGIIAELENTPREVYCGAIGYITPESEAVFNVPIRTVVIDSDSGVATYGVGGGITWDSTAEDEYEEVVAKAKLLEMDRPEFELLESLLLEDGKYFLYEEHLERLRRSAKYLGFNMDWSAVEKALAEFAESNPIGSLKVRLLVARDGAVSVEGQAVSEMAGPVKVRLAGKPIDKNDPCLYHKTTNRAVYASFFEERGEAFDVLLWNQDGELTEFTNGNVVVELDDELWTPPVASGLLAGTYRKKLLSDGVVRERVLRVEDLEKYTKIWFVNSVRKWVEVQVTEKY from the coding sequence ATGGAATCTTTGTTGTCGTTTGAGTTTGAGGGGCGTCCGGTTACATTTCGGAATCCAGTGCGGGTGATAGCGGCGCATACACTTGAGGAAGTTGTTCCGGGACTGCAGGCAGTTGAGGACGCGGTCCGAGATGGTTTTTATGCGGCTGGGTATGTGTCGTATGAGAGTGCGCCTGCGTTTGATTCCGCGTTCCGGGTTGCTAGTGGTGCCCGGATGCCGCTGCTGTGGTTCGGGATTTTTGAGGATCTAGAACATGTTGGGTTAAGTGGTTCTAGTAACTATCAGCTTTCCGAATGGCTGCCGTCGGTTGGGATGGATGAGTATCGGGCTTCAATCCGGTATATCCGCCAGGCAATTGAGGCTGGGGATACGTACCAGGCGAACTATACACTACGGCTGAAGTCCGAGTTTTCCGGGGACGATGTTGCTTTTTTCGAGAGGCTGAAGAAGGCTCAGGACTCGAGTTATTGTGCGTATTTGGATATCGGGGACTTTCAGATTTTATCAGCTTCACCTGAGTTGTTTTTTCATAAAAAGGGGTCCGAAATCACCACACGGCCGATGAAGGGCACGATTAAGCGCGGCCGCTCATTCGCGGAGGATGAGGCGAATGCGATGTGGTTGTTTGAGTCGGAGAAGAACCGGTCTGAAAATGTGATGATTGTTGATTTGCTGCGGAATGATTTGGGGATGATTGCTGAGCCAGGCACGATTGAGGTGCCGAAGTTGTTTGAGATTGAGCGGTATCCGACTGTTCATCAGATGACGTCGACAGTGACGGCTCAGGTTTCGGAGGATGTTGGGCTTGTTGATGTGTTTCGAGCGCTGTTTCCGTGTGGGTCGATTACCGGCGCACCAAAGGTTAGTACGATGGGGATTATTGCCGAGCTTGAGAATACGCCGCGCGAGGTGTATTGCGGTGCGATTGGCTATATTACTCCGGAGTCCGAGGCAGTTTTCAATGTGCCGATCCGGACTGTGGTCATTGATTCAGATTCCGGTGTTGCAACGTATGGGGTTGGCGGTGGAATCACGTGGGATTCGACGGCTGAGGATGAATATGAGGAAGTGGTTGCCAAGGCTAAGCTGCTGGAGATGGACCGGCCGGAGTTCGAGCTGTTGGAGAGCTTGCTGCTTGAGGATGGGAAGTACTTTTTGTATGAAGAGCATTTGGAGCGGCTGAGAAGGTCGGCGAAGTACTTGGGGTTTAATATGGATTGGAGTGCTGTTGAGAAGGCTTTGGCGGAGTTTGCTGAGTCGAACCCGATTGGCTCTTTGAAGGTAAGATTGTTGGTTGCGCGGGATGGTGCTGTTTCTGTTGAGGGCCAGGCTGTGTCGGAGATGGCAGGGCCGGTCAAGGTGCGGCTTGCCGGAAAACCTATTGATAAAAATGACCCCTGCCTCTACCACAAGACCACAAACCGGGCGGTGTACGCGAGCTTTTTTGAGGAGCGCGGCGAGGCGTTTGATGTACTGCTCTGGAATCAGGATGGCGAGCTAACCGAGTTTACGAATGGAAATGTGGTTGTAGAATTGGATGATGAGTTGTGGACGCCGCCGGTTGCTAGTGGATTGCTAGCTGGAACCTATAGAAAAAAATTGCTTTCGGATGGCGTAGTTCGAGAACGAGTTTTGCGGGTGGAGGATTTGGAGAAGTATACGAAAATCTGGTTTGTGAACAGTGTCAGGAAGTGGGTTGAAGTCCAAGTGACCGAGAAATATTAG